A segment of the Candidatus Pelagisphaera phototrophica genome:
AAAATCAGTCGCTTTAAAAATATTTGCTCGATCAAGGCGAACTTCACCTTTCTTTAACTGTCATAAGACTAACGGGTTTGGCCGTTCTACCGATTAAAGATGTAGCCCACAAGCTCTCGCTCGGCAACTTCAGAAAGGAGGAACCATGACAACGTGCATAGACAAGCAACTAACAATCAAGGGCCTTGAATCCTACATCAAGGATCAGTTGGAGGACTCTCGCTACTCTGGAATCAGAGTAGATCCGATTCTAGACATCATACTACACTGTCAAAGACGACTAGCTAACGGCGACTATATGCCGCGTGTCGTTTCTGAAGCCATGGTCTGCCTCGACGAATACTTGCTCGACTATGCAGGTTTTGAAACCTGCATCCTTTAAAACATAGGGAAAGCTTAGACGTTTGCCTAGCGTCACCTGCGACACTCTAACCCCAGCTCAATTCCGACTGGTACTCGTTTAACCAGCGCTCGTGCAGTTTATATTGAGGGCATGCTTCACGTACTAACCTCCAAAACAAGTGCGAATGATTCATCTCCCGCAAATGCATGAGTTCGTGTATCACGATATAGTCTGACACTTCGGGAGGGGTCATCACAAGCCGCCAGTTTAGGGAAATACGGCCGCTTGAAGAACAGGAGCCCCAACGGGTTTTCTGATTGCGGATACTGACCCCTGAATACTTCAGGTTGAATTTTTTGGCAAAACTAGCGACTCGTTCAGGGAATTCCGCTTTAGCGAGCGATTGCAGCTTTTTTCCCAGCGGTCGCGCTAGATCGATATCTTCGTCTGCTATAAACAACCTTTCCTCGGAAAAACGTAAAACGGGACGCCCCCAATCCTTGGATACTTTCAACTCAACCCGTGAACCTCGAAACCAAATCCAGTCTCCATTCCGAAGGGGATTCCGTTCTTTTCGACTCGCGGCCAGCCGCTGCTGCTCTCTGAGCCATGCGGTATGCTCTCGGGCAAAAGCGACCGCCCCTTTCCGGCTTCCCCTCTTCGGAATCGTGACCACGATATTTCCCTCCCCATCAACCCTCGCAATATAGCGCTTCGCGTTGTGACGAGGCACTAGCAAAATCTCGTCCACCGCAATTGGCTGATTTAACTGAATAACCTCACCATCCATAGGAACTTCAACAGGATCTAGGCTCGACACATCTTAGGCAAGATCTAGGTTTCCCATTTGAAAAACTTACCTTTGTATCAAAGTACTATCGCTAAACATGAAGACCATTCTAACCCTATCCCTAAGTATCGCCGCCCTCTTAATTCTGGCAAGTTGCTCCAAACAACCTGCAGAGACAGCTTCCAGTACCGAGGACAACAGCGAGCTGGAGACCAGAGTTTCAGCACTTGAGACAACGGTCGACCTCATGCTCGACAACCCGGAAATCGCTAAAATCAAAAAGAAGTATCCGGACGCGTTGAGCACCGAATCTGGACTTCACTATACGGTTACCAAGGAGGGTACCGGCGATTCGACCCCAAAGGTGGGTGACTCTGTGACGGCCCATTACAAAGGCACTCTCCTGAACGGCGTCAAATTTGACAGCTCGTACGATCGAGGAGAGCCCTTTGTCTTTGAGGTGGGACTCGGGCGCGTGATTAAAGGCTGGGATGAGGCATTTTTGGCCATGAAAAAAGGGGAAAAGCGCACGCTGATTATCCCTTCAGATCTCGGGTACGGTCCACGTGGAGCCGGAGGTTCGATTCCCGCAAACGCCACGTTGCTGTTCGACGTGGAACTAATCGCCTTCGAGTAGATTTTTCTTTGAGGTAGAGGAGCCATCTCCCGACCCCCTGCAAATCATGGAAAGATAAAGAGGAGGGCTTTCCGCTCTCCCCTAACTTTCTTAGTCGGAGCAGCAACTGGCACCACCGCTCCCGCCACAGCAGCCACCCTGGTCCGCTTGGTGAACATGACCATGAGAAATTTCCTCTTCCGTTGCCGGCCTCTTCTCCACTACTTCCACATCGAAGAACAAGTCCTGTCCCGCCAAGGGATGATTTGCATCTAGCTTAACATCGTCGCCATCCACTTCAACCACTTGGACAATGGGAGCGTGTCGGTCGCCGCCGGCTTGAAAAAAGTCACCTAAATTTACCTCGTCAGCCGGAAGAGCCGCCTTGGAGACGACGTTTATCTGAGACTCATCGCGAAACCCGTAGCCCTTCTCCGGACGCACGATAACCTCGCTCGATTCCCCTTCCGACATATTTGCAAGGCTCTCCTCGAGTCCTTCGATAATCGCTCCTGATCCTTCGAGATACGACAATGGACTCTCCGGATTCGAACGGTCGAGCACCTCGCCCGCTTTGTTTTTTAAAGTATAGTGAAATCCGATCACGTTCTTAGACATCGCCGCGTTATCGAGGCTTTCTTCAGGAAACGCAATCTTCATGTAAACCAGAAGACTGATTCCGGGCTATCCAACGCGAAAAACGCGGTAGTCCCCAAACCCTAACCTCGCACTCGAGCAACGTTCTTACGCCAGCCCAACATCTTTGACTTCCGATCCTCGGAATTCGAAGCGGGTTCAAATCTACGACTCTCGGACCATCCTTCCTCTAGTTCCTTCTTCGATCCCCAGTAACTAACAGCCAATCCCGCCAAATAGGCAGCCCCTAGGGCCGTAGTTTCGGCAATCCGGGCACAGAGCACGGGAACGCCCAGCAAGTCAGCTTGGGTTTGCATCAGAATTCCATTTGCTGAGGCACCTCCGTCCGCCTGCAATGTTTCCAGCTTTCGACCGGAATCTTCTTCCATCGCCGATGCTACATCTGCCACCTGAAAGGCGATTCCCTCCAACGCCGCGCGGGCGATGTGAGCCCGTGAGGTTCCTCGAGTCAGGCCCATTATCGCCCCTCTCGCATGCGGATCCCAGTAAGGCGCTCCCAACCCCGAAAACGCGGGTATAATCGTAACGCCCCCAGAATCTTTCACCTCAGCGGCAAGCGACTCTACCTCGAGCGCTGAATCGATGATCCTGAGCTCATCACGCAACCATTGAATCAAGGCTCCTCCGATGAACACACTCCCCTCAAGCGCATACTCGGTCACACCTCCGATTCTCCAAGCAACTGTAGCGAGTAGCTTGTTCGCAGAATAAACTGGCTCTGTTCCCACATTCATTAGCAAAAAGCAGCCCGTTCCGTATGTATTCTTGACCATACCTGAACTGAAACAGACTTGCCCAAACAAGGCTGCCTGCTGATCTCCAGCGATTCCAGTAATAGGAATTGGCTGAGTCGTCACGCAGGAAGAAGACTCCGCTAAAGATCCACTCGAATCAACAATATCAGCTAAAGCGGAACGAGGAACTTGAAACAAATCCAGAAGCTCTTGGTCCCAGTCTAACGTCTCGAGATTCATTAATAACGTGCGACTGGCATTGGATACATCTGTGATATGGGCCTTTCCGCCTGAGAGATTCCAAATGAGCCAGGTATCAATTGTCCCAATCGCCAATTGAGCCGCCTTCGCTAATTCAATCGCTTCTGGGTTCTCCTCCATCAGCCATTTGATTTTGGTCGCGGAAAAATAGGGATCCAAAAGTAGCCCTGTCTTCTTCTGTATCCAAGATTCCCGATCATCTTGTTTCAGTTGATCGCAGTATTCAGCCGTGCGCCTATCCTGCCAAACGATAGCATTCGCTACTGGCTTGCCCGAACGCTTGTCCCATAAAACAATGGTTTCACGCTGGTTCGTAATTCCAATAGCTGCGACATCCGACCATGAGGCAGAAGCGGACGCCAACGCATCTTCCGCAGATTTAAGCTGAGTTTCCCAAATGACCAATGCATCATGCTCCACCCAACCGGGCTGGGGGAAAATCTGTTTAAACTCGTGTTGGCCGACACCGACAATTTTCGATTCTTTATCAAAAAGGATGGCACGAGAACTCGTGGTTCCTTGATCGAGAGACAGGATATAACTCACTCCTAAAACTTATGTGGTGCCTGCTAAGGATTCAAGAAGAGAGATTTAATTCATCAAGAAGCGTCTTGAATTGATTCCGATCAGACGACTCAGCCGGTTTTTCTCCTTTGTGTGTCAGGCTAAAAAGGTTGGACATGGATGACTGGCGGATACATTCCCTTTTCACATGCCGTTCGTGACCAACAACCGCAGAATTCCTCTCATCTACTGAGCCATGGGAGAACTAGTCACTTCGCAATTCAAGTTGGGAATCATAGCTGGTGGGCAGCTCGGAAAAATGCTCTCACTCGCGGCGAGCAATTGGGATGTTAAAACCTACATCCTCGATAAGGATCTTCATTGTCCTGCAGCACCCTGCAGTACAGAGGTCATTGCAGGAGACCCGCTGAACTTCGACGACGTCTATCAATTTGGCCAGCGGGTTGACATGGTAACCTACGAATTAGAGGCGATAAACACCGATGCTCTCAAAAAACTGGTTCTCGAGGGCCGGCCTGTGTTGCCCGAACCAGAAGCGCTTGAAGTTATACAGGACAAGGGGCTCCAGAAGTCGTTCTTTTCGGATCACGACATCCCCACTTCCAACTATACTCTATTTTCCAACAAGACCGAAATCGAAGCGGCAATTACCGCAGGGTCACTTTCGTTTCCATTCGTA
Coding sequences within it:
- a CDS encoding M48 family metallopeptidase, with the translated sequence MSSLDPVEVPMDGEVIQLNQPIAVDEILLVPRHNAKRYIARVDGEGNIVVTIPKRGSRKGAVAFAREHTAWLREQQRLAASRKERNPLRNGDWIWFRGSRVELKVSKDWGRPVLRFSEERLFIADEDIDLARPLGKKLQSLAKAEFPERVASFAKKFNLKYSGVSIRNQKTRWGSCSSSGRISLNWRLVMTPPEVSDYIVIHELMHLREMNHSHLFWRLVREACPQYKLHERWLNEYQSELSWG
- a CDS encoding FKBP-type peptidyl-prolyl cis-trans isomerase, which produces MKTILTLSLSIAALLILASCSKQPAETASSTEDNSELETRVSALETTVDLMLDNPEIAKIKKKYPDALSTESGLHYTVTKEGTGDSTPKVGDSVTAHYKGTLLNGVKFDSSYDRGEPFVFEVGLGRVIKGWDEAFLAMKKGEKRTLIIPSDLGYGPRGAGGSIPANATLLFDVELIAFE
- a CDS encoding FKBP-type peptidyl-prolyl cis-trans isomerase, which codes for MKIAFPEESLDNAAMSKNVIGFHYTLKNKAGEVLDRSNPESPLSYLEGSGAIIEGLEESLANMSEGESSEVIVRPEKGYGFRDESQINVVSKAALPADEVNLGDFFQAGGDRHAPIVQVVEVDGDDVKLDANHPLAGQDLFFDVEVVEKRPATEEEISHGHVHQADQGGCCGGSGGASCCSD
- the glpK gene encoding glycerol kinase GlpK; its protein translation is MSYILSLDQGTTSSRAILFDKESKIVGVGQHEFKQIFPQPGWVEHDALVIWETQLKSAEDALASASASWSDVAAIGITNQRETIVLWDKRSGKPVANAIVWQDRRTAEYCDQLKQDDRESWIQKKTGLLLDPYFSATKIKWLMEENPEAIELAKAAQLAIGTIDTWLIWNLSGGKAHITDVSNASRTLLMNLETLDWDQELLDLFQVPRSALADIVDSSGSLAESSSCVTTQPIPITGIAGDQQAALFGQVCFSSGMVKNTYGTGCFLLMNVGTEPVYSANKLLATVAWRIGGVTEYALEGSVFIGGALIQWLRDELRIIDSALEVESLAAEVKDSGGVTIIPAFSGLGAPYWDPHARGAIMGLTRGTSRAHIARAALEGIAFQVADVASAMEEDSGRKLETLQADGGASANGILMQTQADLLGVPVLCARIAETTALGAAYLAGLAVSYWGSKKELEEGWSESRRFEPASNSEDRKSKMLGWRKNVARVRG